TGGTGTTCCAAAACTTGTATTGTTTTCAGGTGATAGAAAGGGTGAGATTTTGTTTGATCAGTGGAGATATGAAGTAGAATGCCTCCAAACGGATGGGTATTCAGAGAATGTTATCTGTTTAGCTATTCGTAGGTCTTTAAGAGGTCCAGCAGGGAGAGTTTTAATGAGACTTGGACCAAATGCAACTGTAGATGAAATCATGTATAAATTAGACAGCATCTATGGTACAGTGGAGGAGAAAGAGACATTAATGGCAAATTTTTATAGTGCAAGACAACAGGAAAGTGAAGACATTTCAGCATGGGGATGTAGATTAGAGGATTTATTGAGTAAGGCAATAATACAAGGATTGGTAAATCCAGATGATGAAAATGACATGCTTAGGAATATGTTTTGGAGTGGAATGAAATCTAGTCTAAAATATATTGCAGGTCATCTGTATGACAAATACACAGATTTTGATGGATTGAGACGAGCAATGAGAATATTAGAGGAATATAAGGAGAAAAGAAAATCAGATTCTGATAAACCAGTTCCTGCCAAAAGAACCACAGTAGAAAAGGACAAGGAGGAAACTGAGGAACTGAGGACAATTGTAAACAGATTATCCACTGAATTAGAGGAAATGAGGAAAGAAAGAGAATATGGTCAATATAGAAGAAGAACAATGACAAGAGGACACTACAGTCAGAGATACAGAGCCCCAACTAGATTCCGAGGACAATCAAGCAGTCATAGATTCCAAGCACCTCAAAGTACTGGTTTCTATAATTCCAATTCACAGGGTACAAGATTCCATGATCCTAGCCAAACAGCAACTGATGATGTTGTATGTTGGAGATGCGGACAGAAAGGTCACTTGCAGATAGGCTGTAGAGTTAGAGTTGATCATCTGAGAGGAAATTTAAACGGACGTCAACCGTCGGCGAGAGGCAGACGACAGGTCGAAGAATACAGAGCCTCAAATATCAACCAAAACTAATTAACGAATCAGCAGAAACAGAAGTGATGATTTTAGAAATAAAGGCCAAAGCCCTAATTGATACAGGATCTACTATTTCCACAATATCAGAATCATTCTATGACAACTATCTTCAGGAAAAACCAATTCAGCCAATCAAGGATTTCATTAACATAGAATGCGCAGATGGAAATTCACTCACTTATTTGGGTTACATTGAAACAGATATTAAACCAGTTGGAATACCAAACTGTGAAGCTTTACCATGTTTGTTCCTGATAGTACCAGACTCAAACTATAGCAGAACAGTTCCAATACTATTGGGGACAAATATTATCAACCTGTTTCTCAGTAATGCACATCAACAGAATGGAGAGAAGTTTTTACAACAAACAGCATTACAAACACCATGGTTTCTAGCTTTTAGGAGTTTGCAGCTTAGGGAGAAAGAACTCATAAAACAGAATTACAGATTAGCTATTGTAAAATCAGCAGAACagagaaaaattattattccTCCAAATAGTCAAGTAGTAATCAGAGGATATGCAGACAGAGAAATTCCGTATCAATCAACATGTGCACTTCTACAATCAACTAAGTTCTCAAGAATTCCTAGTGATTTGGACATTGAACCATCTGTTGTCATGTTTCGATACAAAGACAAACAGGAAATACCTGTGAACATCAGCAATTTAACAACAAGAACAGTTATAGTCAATCCAAGGGAAATACTTTGTGAGCTTCATCCAGTGTCAATTATTGATACTcctcatacatgtagtatacaaCCAGAAGAGATTGCACACTTGAAAGATGTCAAAATTCCTTATGATGAATTAGATTttgtacaacaacaaaaagtcaTGACCTTATTGAAAGAGTATCAGGATATATTTTCCAAAGGAGAAACAGATATTGGATTTAATGACTTGGTGAAACACAGAATTGAATTAATAGATGAAACACCATTTAAACAGAGAACTAGAAGAATTCCTCCTGCAATGTTTGAAGAAATCAGAAATCATTTACAGATGTTATTAGATGCAAACATTATAAGGAAGTCGAGTTCACCATTTTCAAGCAACGTGGTCATA
This is a stretch of genomic DNA from Crassostrea angulata isolate pt1a10 chromosome 4, ASM2561291v2, whole genome shotgun sequence. It encodes these proteins:
- the LOC128179827 gene encoding uncharacterized protein LOC128179827 produces the protein MILCLILFVIMAGLTQSELDDLAQTLEALEVKPDSGNPEEFKKWVLTYAESLNRESHRESRDPNTGQMVQNPVQSNPPVNPSVPSHGPSPSNPGLSTHDSTHNSPIPIPLSGVPKLVLFSGDRKGEILFDQWRYEVECLQTDGYSENVICLAIRRSLRGPAGRVLMRLGPNATVDEIMYKLDSIYGTVEEKETLMANFYSARQQESEDISAWGCRLEDLLSKAIIQGLVNPDDENDMLRNMFWSGMKSSLKYIAGHLYDKYTDFDGLRRAMRILEEYKEKRKSDSDKPVPAKRTTVEKDKEETEELRTIVNRLSTELEEMRKEREYGQYRRRTMTRGHYSQRYRAPTRFRGQSSSHRFQAPQSTGFYNSNSQGTRFHDPSQTATDDVVCWRCGQKGHLQIGCRVRVDHLRGNLNGRQPSARGRRQVEEYRASNINQN